The following proteins are encoded in a genomic region of Fusarium oxysporum f. sp. lycopersici 4287 chromosome 1, whole genome shotgun sequence:
- a CDS encoding cell division control protein 6 produces MARATLGKRARGIDETDMPCPVATPTKRSRCLAKTVSYNDENQDPAYSPFDDDEENDILAELPARNRKSPSQASTKQNPVTPSTPRHRDALSVPPTTPRHAVMSAGKLFKRLTPQTPLSPSTIQTIYHSARQLFARGAEPGQLIGRDAERNQLMEFLGRCSSPTPSGCLYVSGPPGTGKSAMITEITRQFANRKGVMSAYVNCMSVKSSKDLYTTLLGALGQGFDSSEADAISSLQAMFVPKTQSATVYLVTLDEIDHILTMGLESLYRVFEWSLQKNSCLVLVGIANALDLTDRFLPRLKAKNLKPDLLPFLPYTAAQIKNIITMRLKSLMPADGKEGHVPFIHPAAIELCSRKVSSQTGDLRKAFEICRRALDLIETETRQKYEEEAREELLQMTPSKRPLGENINGASGGSKTVFQLMANSLRALTAETAPRASIGHLNKITAAAFSNGTTQRLKALNLQQKAALCALIAYEKRTRAAAKMANNGATPSKKKFLAPTIKTLFDAYCQLCTRDSVLHPLSSSEFREVAGSLETLGLVNASDGKTGSLAAPQTPSKRGRKTLAASGDERRITSCVVEKEIESVADGVGAGILKSILSGEALD; encoded by the exons ATGGCTCGAGCAACACTAGGAAAGAGAGCCCGCGGCATTGATGAAACTG ACATGCCCTGCCCAGTGGCTACTCCTACGAAACGAAGTCGCTGCCTTGCAAAGACTGTTTCATACAATGACGAGAACCAAGATCCTGCATACTCCCCgttcgatgatgatgaagaaaacGACATATTGGCCGAGCTACCTGCCCGGAACCGAAAGTCTCCCTCACAAGCATCCACAAAGCAGAATCCTGTTACACCCTCGACACCCCGGCATCGAGATGCACTTTCAGTACCTCCTACTACGCCTCGGCATGCTGTCATGTCGGCAGGCAAACTCTTCAAGCGACTCACACCACAAACACCACTTTCACCAAGCACCATCCAAACCATTTACCATTCAGCACGACAATTGTTTGCCCGTGGAGCTGAGCCTGGCCAACTTATCGGCCGAGATGCAGAACGAAACCAGTTAATGGAATTCCTCGGACGATGCTCTTCGCCTACCCCTAGCGGTTGCCTTTATGTGAGCGGTCCACCAGGCACGGGCAAAAGTGCCATGATTACCGAGATAACTCGACAGTTTGCCAACCGCAAAGGTGTCATGTCTGCATATGTCAACTGCATGAGTGTCAAGTCTTCTAAAGATCTCTACACCACACTTCTCGGCGCGCTTGGCCAAGGTTTCGACTCTTCCGAGGCAGATGCGATTTCGAGCTTGCAGGCTATGTTCGTGCCCAAGACACAGTCGGCAACCGTCTATCTTGTTACCCTGGACGAGATCGACCACATTTTAACGATGGGTCTGGAAAGTCTGTATCGCGTGTTTGAGTGGTCGCTACAAAAGAACTCATGCCTGGTTCTTGTCGGTATTGCCAACGCCCTGGACTTAACTGATCGTTTCCTTCCTCgactcaaggccaagaaccTGAAGCCTGACCTTCTGCCATTCCTGCCCTATACCGCAGCCCAGATCAAGAACATTATCACCATGCGACTCAAGTCCCTGATGCCTGCTGATGGAAAGGAGGGTCACGTGCCATTCATTCACCCTGCTGCTATTGAACTCTGCTCCCGCAAGGTTTCGAGTCAGACTGGGGACCTTCGCAAAGCCTTCGAGATCTGTCGCCGTGCACTTGACTTGATTGAGACCGAAACGCGTCAGAAGTACGAGGAAGAAGCGAGGGAAGAACTTCTACAGATGACCCCTTCGAAACGACCTCTTGGGGAAAACATCAACGGCGCGTCCGGTGGTTCAAAGACCGTGTTTCAACTAATGGCGAATTCTTTGAGGGCTCTCACAGCAGAAACTGCACCCCGGGCATCGATCGGACATCTGAACAAAatcacagcagcagcttTCAGCAACGGAACGACACAACGACTCAAGGCACTTAACCTCCAGCAGAAGGCAGCACTCTGTGCCTTGATAGCTTATGAGAAACGAACTCGGGCTGCCGCTAAGATGGCCAACAACGGCGCCACACCTTCCAAAAAGAAGTTTTTGGCACCAACTATCAAGACTTTATTCGATGCTTACTGTCAGCTCTGTACCCGCGATTCGGTTTTGCACCCTTTATCGAGCTCTGAATTCCGCGAGGTTGCCGGCAGTCTCGAAACATTGGGGTTAGTCAACGCATCCGATGGAAAGACCGGAAGCCTTGCCGCACCACAAACACCCAGCAAGCGAGGTCGCAAGACTCTTGCCGCAAGTGGAGATGAGCGGAGAATCACGAGCTGTGTTGTAGAAAAAGAGATCGAATCTGTAGCCGACGGCGTTGGCGCAGGCATCCTAAAAAGCATTTTGAGTGGAGAAGCATTGGATTAG